In Trichomycterus rosablanca isolate fTriRos1 chromosome 5, fTriRos1.hap1, whole genome shotgun sequence, the sequence atttaatgaaagatggtaaagtgaatacaagtctgtgcttcaagaagaaaaaccggtacatctcttgtgttatgaggtcgtgtctgtggtaaaggaatacaatataaatgtagatatagattataaatatacagtttaaatttggcattttgacaccaaacacagaatttagcctcgaagaaaaacaacaaattgtctgaaacttaaaaggcagactgcaatcacagcaggatacgttacaatcggccctcggtaaaaatgagtttgacacccctgaactagggatttctttgtttttagatCAAAAGCACCATTATTACCAATTTGCAATTATTACTAATCTGCAGTTATCTTGCAACAAATGCCACAAATTGTCTCAGAGATTAAGACAAGGGCTGCAAATCAACCATTCTACTTTACAACAATCACAAAAAGGCATTATTTATAACTGTACAGGTGATGTTTTAACTAAtcaacttaattttttttcataaacAGCTTATTACAAATGAGTTTccagcaacacattcaaaagtggggtctgttctttcttttaaaaaaaaatattttttgtttatgcattttctcccctttttctcccgacttttagcacgtccaatttcccgattgtgtcatgtttcctctccactaatgccggccccggctctgatttgaggagaacgaagctaacacacgctccctccgacacgtgggcagtagccgtatgcattttgtcacctactcTAGACAAGATCAGCTTCggaccagctctgtgtacggagggacacaccctgatccgcactctttccctgtctttgtgcaggcgtcatcaatcagccagcagaggtcgtagttgcatcagtcatgagagagtccctatccggctcaatacccatccctatatgaacaacatgcCATTTGTTGTTCATTCGGCTGAtcagatgtattcgagatcccagctgtggtgtgctggcatgtgtttttaccactgcaccacctgagtgacaAGTCtgttccttttaacaacacttaaTCATGAATCATTAATAGACTAAAGACACCAATTGATACATCAGACAACTCTTTAGCTGTACAACCATATGTACCAGTCTAGCACCAGTACTCTGATTACAAACAAAGAATTCATATGTTGCTCTGAAGTGGGTAGATATTTTTCAAAGTTAATGGTGCTCTCACAGATATGCCGGTTATCCATGCCATGAGTAATAATTTACCCCAAAACATGACCTACCCTGACTTTTAAACTTTACGCTCATAACAATCTAAACGGTCTTTTCCTTTCTTGGCTCAAGAATGCAAGATGCCTTTAATACAAGGAAATCTGTCACAGGAAATCACTGACAGTTAGCAGAGATTTTCGGCCTTCTCAAGGAAAAATGGCCCTACTATCCAGAGGTCAAAAAGCTAAGCTTAAACAATGTAATAAGACATGCAGTGACCAGAGGCTGATTGGCTGTGCTCTCTGGGTGCAATGAATGCCATTCCTGTCTTTCATGCAATGCCAGCAAATGTCTGGCATCTGTGAGCTCGTGTATATCAATGAGAGGATTTAGTGGCTTCTCTAAGCATATCAATCTGCCCAGCAGCTTAGATATTTAAAACTAAGGGAAGTGACACATATTGAACACTCCTATGATTTGTCAATAATAAATTTTAGTTTGTGGTCCACAACAATACTACATGTTGTACGACATTGTTGGTCACATGTTTGTGAACTTGCAAACACAAATTCTTCTAAGATGCTTCTAATTTAAAACTATGGCCAGTAATGTTGTAATAGATGTGATTTGTAGGTGTTGACGTAACTTCAGCCATGTAAATGTAGTGACTtattgttttacaggttcagtAGCATGGTTCAGTAGCATGTATGTGGGTGTGCACATGTGTGCACATGCCCAGACAGGCACATACGCACCTTTTTGTACATCCAGCCGCACATTTTTCTGTAgttcactttataatttatacattttttacttACAATCTATACCAGCCTTATGATGTATACCaaaataacacctccatatgtacccacaggccctgttgttgttttgtgttggtgtgattatacagatacttgtttgtataatgtgaatctttgtagtgtgtactatttcgatttatgtaacttgctactgaggctatctgtctgtccatctgtcggTCTATCGATCGATCTattgatctatctgtctgtctgtctatctgtctgtcggtcgatcgatcgatctattgatctgtctgtctatctatctatctatctatctatctatctatctatctatctatctatctatctatctatctatctatctatctatctatctatctatctatagctatctatctgtctgtctgtctgtctgtctgtctgtctgtctgtctgtctgtctgtctgtctgtctatctatctatctatctatctatctatctatctatctatagctatctatctatctatctatctatctatctatctatctatctatctatctatctatctatctatctatctatctatagctatctatctgtctgtctgtctgtctatctagctatctctgtttgtctgtctgtccgtccgtctatttgtctatctaatTATGGTTGGTTCAATATTAAATCCACAGCAATAAAGTAAACGAAAAGTCAAGGGATctgaataatatttattaatatattaatatatgcaTTTTTAGTAACAAAATGTTACCCCCAACTTGTttatgcattaaaaaacatacTTTTTACGTAATTATTTAAGTATAAGGTCCAAacatattacatatatacatttgAAGTGAATCTATGCACtgaatgtatataaaaaaatggttaaacttcttttaattttaacaaacttttttggaattccAAGCCTTTACAAGTCCCTGATTATCTGTTATTCTgggtattccgctagcacaccaggccgagattctgaactcctcggtttgaaactcggcattgccactggtcggctgggcgccatctagcggacataattggcagtgcctgcagcggacACAGTTCTgctgggaagggggggggggggatgacaGGACTATGtaagtggggtcttcaaatgctgtgtaaggaccctgattggcagaaagagcggcgcctgtgcagaatgcataggtgaaaaagggttccgcaaagggctgcgcgtgggtcggaggaggcatgagcagcaatatacccacctcgactgcaatcagagatcccccagcagcggaagacaaattgactatgctaaattgggagaaaatggtaGAAAAggcttaaataaaatagaaaacaaaaaaaagattgCTTTATTGAACCTTTTGGGGGAAATTTTAGAACTTGCTTACATGGATAAAGTGTTGTTTTACAATTACATCAAAACATTTGATCAGTTAATTTCTCAATATATTGTAGGCTTTCATTTTTCCCGGGCCTCCTATCTCCTCAGCTTACTGCGTCCTCACATATATCAGGATCTCGAGCTCAAGGTGGGTGCAGTTTTTAATAATACTCTCAAATGCAGTTTTGTTTATTGTGTTCATGAATTAAACTGACTACACTGGCTCCACTGGCAAATTAGTAGTTTGTCTAAACTGACCTGTCTGACCTTTAGACCTGTGTGAACGTGTAAGATGAGAGAATAGTTCCTTTGGATAACTAGAATACAGCAGAGAAAGGGAAATTGGAAATCGAGCTAAGCCTTTTTAATTAAGGCAGTTTAAAATGGTTGTTGATAAAGCTTTGAATGTAAATGGGTAAATGGACATTAGAGATATgtcagatatacactgatcagccacaacattaaaaccacctcctggtttctacactcactgtccattttatcagctccatttaccatatagaagcactttgtagttttacagttactgactgtagtccatctatttctctacatacctttttagcctgctttcacccagttcttcaatggtcaggaccaccacagagcaggtattatttaggtggtggatcattctctgcactgcagtgacactgacatggtggtggtgtgttagtgtgtgttgtgctggtatgagtggatcagacacagcagcactgctggagtttttaaataccgtgtccactcactgtccactctattagacactcctacttagttggtccacattgtagatgtaaaatcagagacaatcactcgcccattgctgctgtttgagttggtcatcttctagaccttcatcagtggtcacgggacgctgcccacggggcactgttggctggatatttttggttggtggattattttcattccagcagtgacagtgaggtgtttaaaaactccatcagcattgctgtgtcttatccactcataccagcacaacacacactaacacaccaccaccatgtcagtgtcagtgcagtgctgagaacgatccaccacccaaataatacctactctgtagtgttcctgggagagtcctgaccattgaagaacagcatgaaagggggctaaaaagtatgtagagaaataggtggactaccgtcagtaattgttgaactacaaagtgcttctatatggtaagtggagctgataaaatggacagtggacataatgttatgcctggtgtaTGTAGTGTTGTGTTCATCCACTATATTTATTTGGCAATTAAGATAAACTTGACAGGTGAAAGTGAagtgtttgtaatgtaatgcattatACAGTAGATTTCTATGTACATGGATTTACCATTAAAATATTCTCTAATTAATCATGTAGAGGAAAGAAAGATGAGAGGGCTGTAGGTCAATGCTTTGCTTCTGTATCTGTGCAGAAACATGGCCTGAAGGTGTACAAGAGAGATCCCCATGCCTTTACCCCTATGCTGGAGGAAGGGGTTAGGGGACGACCCCCTCGCTCTCTTTTGCTAGGAAATGATCTAGCAAAGAATCAGCAGGAAATTGGAAAATTCTCAGAAAAAGATGCCAAGGTATATAGAAACTGTTCATTAATTTATAGCACATGCTTACAAGCAGTGTCATTTATTAGATGTACTGTACGCATACTTTTCACTATTTGTGTAAATTTTTTGCCAAAAGGCTTTCCCTGATTATGTTGCACATTTGGAAAAGTTGGCCTGTGCAATCCACCCACTCTTGGACGCTCCTCCAGTTGATGTGCCAGGAATTACCCAGGGATCTCTAAGGAAGAGAATGGCGGCAATGAAGAGTCTGAAACCATTACTGAAATCTGGTACATCACCTGCATTTAGAAATATCAGTGTGAAAAGAAAATGTATAGGACATTTAGTACAGTTTTGAGAAACATTAACATATGCCGTGCTTGATAGTTGGTACAAAGTGTTGTTCTGCCAAACATGTTGCTTGGTATTAAAAGCAACCATCCACGATTCTTTCACGTTTATCCACAGAAATGGTTTGTTCAAATGTAACACTTAGTAACTTAGTAAAACCAGTAtattgctgattttttttttgtcccattGGCTTGGTGTTTAGTCAAACCTGGTAAGAAGCTACTTGCTGCTAATCACattgcactcactcactcactttcttaaccgcttatccaattagggtcccgctggaacctatcccagcatttcaatgggcgcaaggcacacagcaacaccctggacggggcgccagtccattgcaggtcaaacacacacacacatacacacacccattcacctatagggcaattcagagtctccagttaacctgactgcatgtttttggactgtgggaggaaaccggagctcccggtggaaacccacacagacacggggagaacatgcaaactccgcgcaaaaaggaccctgaccgccccgcctggggatctaacccgggacctttttgctgtgaggcgacagtgctacccaccgagccactgtgccgccctaatCATGTTGCAGTGGAAGCAATACAGGAATACTATTTCCAAACTTTTTGGGTAAATAcataacacaataaaatcataTTATGTTTGTTAAAATATAGGTAGCACAGGtcttgggtttaattcccaggtgaagcgatttgtgtcctttctgtgtgatgtttgcatgttctccctgtgtccatgtgggttttcttcaagtgctccgttttcctcccacagtccaaagacatgcaatcaggtaaaATTGCCAtagatatgagtgtgtgtgtgcatggatatgtgtgtgtatgagtgtttgccctgtgatgtactCGCAACCTGTCCAAGGTGCCAACAATGACAATGAACGTATTCATTTTTACACACCACATGATTCTGGGCTGGGTTGTGTTCTCCCGGACCAGACCTCACTATCTGCATGTTTGTCTGGGGTAGAAGGATGCCTGAGGAAACAGGAAATATTAAAATCCCTCACAGCCACTGATCAAACCAGTTCTTAATACCCACGCCATTGCACCCATTATACTAGCTGAGCCACAGTACCATCCTAAGGTGCAGATAATTGTTATAAATGTTACTGTGGGCCACTCAGGcagtgcagcggtaaaacacgctagcacaccagagctgacattttgaacttgtcagttcgaaactcagctctgccatccggcaggctgggaggctacatgaacattgattggctgttgttcatacagggtgggagccaaaGCCGGGACCCCATAATTGATGCAGTTAAgacatctgctggctggttgatggcacctgcacagagacgaggaataatgcgttgatcagggtgtggctctctgtacacaaagctgatccgcatatgaacacgccccgtgcaggtgaaaagatgcagtcgactactgcacatgtgtcggaggaggcgtgtgtcagtcttgctctcctcaatcagaaagttgagatcagcatcggtagagaggaagcgtaatgcaatcgggttattgaatacgactagattgggaggaaaattggggggaaaaaataaatgttactaTGAATGTTATTGTGATTtgttgttgtagttgttgttCTATTTTTCAGGGTTAAAATTGGGCAAAAACATTCCTGACTTTTATGAACTGATAACAGCTCCGGCTATGAAGGTGGGCAGATTTCAGGATTGTGCAGTTCTTTGTTTCACATTCAAACAGATAAACACTGCTTTTATTGCTTATATTCTCTGATTATTTGCAGATATTGAATCGCTGGTTTGAGTCTGAGCCACTGCTAGCAACATTAGCCACTGACTCAGTGATAGGAGCTAACATAAGTCCTAACAACCCAGGTAGTGGGTAAGAGCATTAATATTACCTTAAGTGTTTAAGTTACACTTCCATATTTTGcactttatataaattaaagtgcttaatgttttgtaatataggtatgttttactgcaccacataaTGGGGGAGTTGGAGAAGGACATGGGAGCTTGGGGTTATGTGGAAGGAGGAATGGGTGGTGTGTCTAAGTCCATTGCTAGCTCTGCACACTCCCTTGGAGTTGATATTTTCACTGAACAGGTCAGAATATAAAGTTTGGCTTGATAAGCTATCTGAAGGTTGTATTATACATAATCTTaacttatttttgttgtttaggAAGTAAACCAAATTCTGATTGGACCAGATCATACTGCCAAGGGTGTTGTGCTAAAAGATGGTACTGAAGTTCGCAGTAAGGTGGTATTGTCCAATGCTACTCCTTATGTAACCTTCAAGAAACTCACTCCACAGGTATTATTCTACTGTACATTATTatcttacattttattatttattattcacaaAGGAGTAAAGCTAACTGACTTAAAATAAATGCTGATTTTAGGATTATTTTTTCTGCTTACAGGATGCACTACCTCAGATTTTTATTAAAGCCTTGAATCAAATAGATTATACCTCACCTGTCACCAAGATCAATGGTATGTTAATTCCAGTCATCTGACAGTAAACTAACACTTCATGCATTACCACTGCTTTTTTCTGGTCATGGTTGCAGTGGGGCTTTCCCAGAATAAATGGGTGCAATGCAATGTGTTGACACACCCCAGAGAGGATACCAATCCAACTGGGCCTTCAGACATTCCCCCACATCTAGACAcaggcaatcatgtctgtatgtagatgtgtGACCGACCGTTGGGGATACGAACCCTGGGCTGGGATCCTAGCAGTTGCGAGCAAGTACAGTTTGCCGCTGCAAAACCAGAGCACTGTGAACATTTCaaactgattatttatttatttattaattttttttctctttttctcagatttgttccccccaattttctcccctaatctagttgtattcaattacccgactgcattacacttcctctctgaTGCTGATTTCCACTctggctgaggagagctgtgactaacacacgccccgtCTGACACGtacgcagtaccgactgccttttttttacttgcacgaagcgagttcatatgcggatcagctttgtgaacagagagccacaccctgatcatcgcattattcctcgactctgtgcaggtggcatcaatcagccagcagaggtcataattgcaccagttatgaggaaccctggtccggcttaccaaccctgtgaacaacagccaatcattgttcatgtggccgcccagcccagccagatggcagagctgagattcgatacgatgtattcgaaatcccagctctggtgtgctagcgtgttttaccacctataaaactaatttttttttaaatattaatttaaattggAATGATTATTGAGTATGTTGTAGACATTACATTCAAAACATGGTCAGCAAAACATAAAAGGTATTTTTTGCACTTTTgtcaaataaaggttcaagagaattaagaaaTCAAAGATTCTTGTTTGTAACGCATTGCACAAAATGCCCCAACTCTTCAGGAAATGGGGTTTTATAAACCATTCATTTAAAATCACTCTTctaaaatgcaaatataatCCTGCTTTTGTACTTActtggtttttaaaaataacttcTCAATCTCGCTCAAGAAAATATGCAAACGCCCCCTTTTGCTTAggcagcatggtggtgcagcaaATAGTCTTGAAGCTGCACAGCTCCATATTCCAGGGAAGCTGGTTTTAAACCTTCACATTCTCAAAGAAGTTCATTTCCTTTTAAACATGCCAGTTGGTGGATTCCTTTAAACAGCCCTATGTAGTAAATAAGTGACTGAACAGGTTTGTGTGTTTGATGCCCTGACTGGACTTATTCCAATAGTTTCACATGACTATGATTGGGTGACACTCTTAACACTTCTGCAAATGGCACACAATATACAAACAACagactaaataaacaaatagtaCAGTGTGTTAAGATATTCCAATGACCTGGCCCTGGTAAATGTACATGTTCTtctgccttgtttctacatttttagTGGCTGTGGATAAACTGCCAAATTTTCTGGCTCTTCCTAATACTGCTGATGGAAAGCCTGGTCCACATCATCAGTGCTCCATTCACCTAAACTGTGAGAGTGTAGAGATACTGGAGGCAGCATATAAGGAGGGACAGCAAGGACAGCC encodes:
- the pyroxd2 gene encoding pyridine nucleotide-disulfide oxidoreductase domain-containing protein 2 — encoded protein: MVVPVALHTCCSRSAVHGLVGTVWRSSHSSALKTEYEALIIGGGHNGLIASAYLQKGGLKTAVLERRHVLGGAAVSEEIIPGFHFSRASYLLSLLRPHIYQDLELKKHGLKVYKRDPHAFTPMLEEGVRGRPPRSLLLGNDLAKNQQEIGKFSEKDAKAFPDYVAHLEKLACAIHPLLDAPPVDVPGITQGSLRKRMAAMKSLKPLLKSGLKLGKNIPDFYELITAPAMKILNRWFESEPLLATLATDSVIGANISPNNPGSGYVLLHHIMGELEKDMGAWGYVEGGMGGVSKSIASSAHSLGVDIFTEQEVNQILIGPDHTAKGVVLKDGTEVRSKVVLSNATPYVTFKKLTPQDALPQIFIKALNQIDYTSPVTKINVAVDKLPNFLALPNTADGKPGPHHQCSIHLNCESVEILEAAYKEGQQGQPSSRPMIEMTIPSVLDPTLAPPGCHVVSFFTQFTPYWLEGGRAWTDNDREKYANTVFNYVESYAPGFKKSIVGKDILTPPDLEKEFGLTGGNIFHGAMSLDQLYLARPLPSIAHYRSPVKGLYLCGSGSHPGGGVMGAAGWNAALAVLADLKRK